Proteins encoded together in one Nostoc sp. PCC 7524 window:
- the bchI gene encoding magnesium chelatase ATPase subunit I: MTPTAQSTASARRVVFPFTAIVGQEEMKLALLLNVIDPKIGGVMIMGDRGTGKSTTIRALADLLPEIPVVANDPFSSDPSDPDLMSDEVRQKVDQGADIPVELKKVQMVDLPLGATEDRVCGTIDIEKALSEGVKAFEPGLLAKANRGILYVDEVNLLDDHLVDVLLDSAASGWNTVEREGISIRHPARFVLVGSGNPEEGELRPQLLDRFGMHAEIHTVKEPALRVQIVEQRSEFDQNPPSFLEKYKTEQEGLQQKIVNAQNLLPEVKLDYDLRVKISEVCSELDVDGLRGDIVTNRAAKALTAFEGRTEVTVDDIRRVITLCLRHRLRKDPLESIDSGYKVEKAFARVFGVELAEDDSSQKNGVGQMKTGVR; this comes from the coding sequence GTGACTCCAACTGCTCAATCCACGGCAAGTGCGCGTCGCGTGGTATTCCCATTTACGGCAATTGTGGGCCAGGAAGAAATGAAACTGGCGCTGCTGTTGAACGTGATTGATCCCAAAATCGGTGGTGTAATGATTATGGGCGATCGCGGCACAGGTAAATCCACAACTATCCGGGCGCTGGCTGACCTATTGCCAGAAATCCCTGTGGTAGCCAATGATCCCTTCAGTAGTGACCCCAGCGACCCCGACCTGATGAGCGATGAAGTCCGCCAAAAGGTTGACCAAGGGGCAGACATTCCCGTAGAACTGAAAAAAGTGCAAATGGTAGACCTACCTCTAGGTGCTACGGAAGACCGGGTATGTGGCACTATCGATATTGAAAAAGCTTTATCTGAAGGTGTGAAGGCTTTTGAACCCGGACTCCTGGCTAAAGCTAATCGGGGTATCCTCTATGTTGATGAGGTCAACTTGTTAGATGACCACCTAGTAGACGTACTCCTTGACTCAGCTGCTAGCGGCTGGAACACCGTAGAACGGGAAGGTATTTCTATTCGTCACCCTGCAAGATTTGTCTTGGTAGGTTCTGGAAACCCAGAAGAAGGTGAATTACGTCCACAGTTACTCGACCGCTTTGGGATGCACGCCGAAATTCACACCGTAAAAGAACCAGCTTTGCGGGTGCAAATTGTGGAACAAAGGTCAGAATTCGACCAAAATCCCCCTTCATTTCTAGAGAAGTACAAAACTGAGCAAGAAGGACTGCAACAGAAAATTGTCAACGCGCAAAATCTGTTACCAGAAGTCAAACTTGATTATGACTTACGGGTAAAAATTTCTGAAGTTTGTTCAGAATTGGATGTAGACGGTTTACGTGGTGATATTGTTACTAACCGCGCCGCCAAAGCTTTAACAGCTTTTGAAGGACGCACAGAAGTAACAGTAGATGATATCCGTCGTGTAATTACTTTATGTCTGCGTCATCGCTTGCGAAAAGACCCTCTAGAATCAATTGATTCTGGTTACAAAGTCGAAAAAGCTTTTGCCCGTGTTTTCGGTGTAGAACTAGCAGAAGATGATTCCTCTCAGAAAAACGGCGTAGGCCAAATGAAGACAGGTGTCCGGTAG
- a CDS encoding nucleotidyltransferase domain-containing protein codes for MKRIEVEKRTILIGLAGSHGYGLNRPDSDFDFRGVFIAPKRYYLGFDRIEQKDNGWDEPGIFPFIDGNKDTVIYELKKVLQLLAGANPNVLELLWLPNYPVLTSVGQHLIKHRKLFLSKKVKHTYSGYAFAQIKKMETHRKWLLNPPQKKPLPSDFGMENEEPLIKDELNAFLEYLYILIRGRIEFLEEAEQLYKLLTSDIDFKGVLKQYTLPDEALEYTQNLTNSRKDFIRLLQRSQNYQIALREWKAYISWQENRNPARAEMERKSGFDLKHGMHCIRLLRSGLEILQTGKVIVDRRIAGDVEDLKAILKGEYAYEQVMQMADDLVAQMESVYEQSTLPYQPDLEQINDLCMELVEMRGWSQL; via the coding sequence ATGAAAAGAATAGAAGTTGAGAAAAGAACTATTTTAATTGGTTTAGCAGGTAGCCACGGCTATGGGCTAAATCGTCCTGATTCTGATTTTGATTTTCGAGGTGTGTTTATTGCGCCTAAAAGATATTATTTAGGATTTGACCGTATTGAACAAAAGGATAATGGTTGGGATGAACCTGGTATTTTTCCTTTTATTGATGGCAATAAAGACACAGTTATCTATGAATTAAAGAAAGTTCTCCAATTATTGGCAGGTGCTAATCCTAACGTTTTAGAATTGTTGTGGTTGCCTAATTACCCTGTTTTAACTTCAGTCGGGCAGCATTTAATTAAGCACAGAAAATTATTTTTGAGTAAGAAAGTTAAACATACTTACTCTGGCTATGCTTTTGCTCAAATCAAAAAGATGGAAACTCATCGTAAGTGGTTATTAAATCCACCGCAAAAGAAACCACTACCATCTGATTTTGGGATGGAAAATGAAGAGCCTTTGATTAAAGATGAATTAAATGCTTTTTTAGAGTATCTTTATATTTTAATTAGAGGACGAATTGAATTTTTAGAAGAAGCCGAGCAATTATATAAATTACTTACGTCTGATATTGATTTTAAAGGTGTGCTAAAACAATACACTTTACCTGATGAGGCTTTGGAGTACACCCAAAATTTAACTAATAGCCGCAAGGATTTCATTCGTCTATTACAGAGAAGCCAAAACTACCAAATCGCCTTAAGAGAATGGAAGGCTTATATATCATGGCAAGAAAACAGAAATCCGGCTAGGGCGGAAATGGAAAGAAAGTCAGGTTTTGACTTAAAGCATGGGATGCACTGCATTAGACTACTACGCAGTGGATTGGAAATATTGCAGACAGGAAAAGTAATTGTAGATAGGAGAATAGCGGGGGATGTTGAGGATTTAAAAGCTATTCTTAAGGGTGAGTATGCTTATGAGCAGGTAATGCAAATGGCAGATGATTTAGTTGCTCAAATGGAATCTGTTTATGAACAATCAACTTTGCCTTATCAACCAGATTTAGAGCAAATTAATGATTTGTGTATGGAATTAGTGGAAATGCGGGGGTGGAGTCAATTGTGA
- the rnhA gene encoding ribonuclease HI, with protein MSTQPIIQSIYTDGACTGNPGPGGWGVVVYFNDGSIHEMGDAASHTTNNKMEMQAAIAALKYFHAARQTEPITLYTDSEYLINCVTKWVKGWKRKGWKKSDGNPVQNQDLLEILDELNSKQVNWHHVRGHSGNVGNERCDVIARSFATGKMPSLQQISDSVPHKSLPSTSANSVTKVPNYVTTSTIVNKKTQEVGTSAINTTTMEPSTAHAAATIEEQPPEHRVEQLRNLIETLHIADEIATKGYLITSSELADLMDVHASAVTSRGDQWRWRNWIVSRVRREGNQILWELERGDRLGGEED; from the coding sequence ATGTCTACCCAACCAATAATCCAAAGCATATACACAGATGGTGCTTGCACCGGTAATCCTGGTCCTGGTGGCTGGGGTGTCGTTGTCTATTTCAATGACGGTTCAATACATGAAATGGGCGATGCCGCCAGTCATACAACGAATAATAAGATGGAGATGCAAGCGGCGATCGCCGCTTTAAAATATTTCCACGCCGCTAGACAAACTGAACCTATCACCCTCTACACCGATAGCGAATACTTGATTAACTGCGTTACCAAGTGGGTGAAAGGCTGGAAGCGCAAAGGCTGGAAAAAGTCAGACGGGAACCCAGTACAAAATCAAGATTTATTAGAAATTCTAGATGAACTAAATAGTAAGCAAGTCAATTGGCATCACGTACGTGGCCATTCTGGTAACGTCGGTAACGAACGCTGTGATGTCATTGCTCGCAGTTTTGCCACTGGAAAAATGCCTTCTTTACAGCAAATATCTGACTCTGTTCCTCATAAATCTTTACCCTCTACTAGCGCAAATAGTGTAACAAAAGTACCTAATTATGTTACAACCTCTACAATAGTTAACAAAAAGACACAAGAAGTCGGTACTTCTGCAATAAACACAACCACTATGGAACCATCTACCGCACACGCTGCGGCTACAATCGAAGAACAGCCACCTGAACATCGGGTTGAACAACTCCGCAACTTAATCGAAACTCTACATATTGCTGACGAAATTGCCACCAAAGGCTACCTCATCACCAGTTCTGAGTTAGCAGATTTGATGGATGTTCACGCTAGTGCTGTCACCAGTCGCGGAGACCAATGGCGCTGGCGAAATTGGATAGTCTCACGGGTGAGACGTGAAGGTAATCAAATTCTCTGGGAACTTGAACGAGGCGATCGCCTGGGAGGTGAAGAAGACTAA
- the rplU gene encoding 50S ribosomal protein L21 → MTYAIIETGGKQVRVEPGRFYDIELLSVEPDEKVTIESVLLVQHNGEVTIGQPLVSGATVEGTVMRHLRGRKVLVYKMKPKKKTRKKRGHRQEITRLMIDSITVNGTVLTAPAEATAEAGVDSTPVAEAAE, encoded by the coding sequence ATGACCTACGCAATTATTGAAACTGGCGGCAAACAAGTAAGAGTTGAGCCAGGTCGTTTTTACGATATTGAACTGCTCTCTGTTGAACCAGATGAAAAAGTTACAATAGAGTCTGTATTACTGGTGCAGCACAATGGTGAAGTTACCATTGGACAGCCGTTAGTCTCAGGGGCAACAGTAGAAGGAACGGTGATGCGCCATCTGAGAGGCCGCAAAGTCCTGGTTTACAAAATGAAGCCCAAAAAGAAAACCCGCAAAAAACGGGGACATCGCCAGGAAATCACCAGACTAATGATTGATTCCATCACCGTTAACGGTACTGTGTTAACAGCTCCAGCAGAAGCAACTGCTGAGGCTGGTGTTGATAGTACCCCAGTTGCGGAAGCTGCTGAATAA
- the cruF gene encoding gamma-carotene 1'-hydroxylase CruF, which produces MKQLVIAERVSLIGHIVSMVFGLVGILLVVPNAEVIFHLSEIGQTVMQWSMAGGGVVYMILGAAAVFLYALRTLGLGRTLGFMLPAVLISLTSELLGTSTGFPFGHYSYLSGLGYKIAGLVPFTIPLSWFYVGCAAYLLGRAGLEVDKKPSLLRHAGAIGLGALLLTSWDFVLDPAMSQTALPFWYWQQPGAFFGMPYQNFAGWLGTGSVFMTVAALLWRNNPIKFERSQLNVPLAIYLGNFGFATVMSLAAGFSIPVLLGVLLGVAPAVALWWKSSASPAQIGVEPANEISVASVKVALK; this is translated from the coding sequence ATGAAACAGCTTGTTATCGCCGAGCGTGTAAGCCTTATAGGTCATATTGTGTCAATGGTGTTTGGACTGGTAGGGATACTACTGGTTGTACCTAATGCCGAAGTAATTTTCCACTTATCCGAGATAGGACAGACCGTCATGCAGTGGAGTATGGCTGGTGGTGGTGTAGTCTACATGATCTTGGGTGCGGCAGCTGTATTTTTGTATGCTTTGCGAACACTAGGTTTGGGTCGTACTTTGGGGTTTATGCTGCCTGCGGTATTGATTTCTTTAACCAGTGAACTTTTAGGAACTAGCACAGGTTTTCCTTTCGGACACTACAGTTATTTGAGTGGCTTGGGGTATAAAATTGCTGGTTTAGTGCCATTTACAATTCCTTTGTCATGGTTCTATGTGGGATGTGCTGCCTATCTGTTGGGACGTGCTGGTTTAGAGGTTGACAAAAAACCTAGTTTGTTGCGCCATGCAGGTGCGATTGGCTTGGGTGCATTGTTGCTCACTTCATGGGATTTTGTACTTGACCCTGCTATGAGCCAAACTGCCCTACCCTTTTGGTATTGGCAACAACCAGGCGCATTCTTTGGGATGCCTTATCAAAACTTTGCTGGTTGGTTGGGTACTGGTTCAGTATTTATGACAGTGGCTGCATTGTTGTGGAGAAATAATCCAATCAAATTTGAGCGATCGCAGCTGAATGTGCCTCTAGCTATTTATTTAGGCAACTTTGGTTTCGCTACTGTCATGAGCTTGGCTGCTGGGTTTTCTATTCCTGTACTACTAGGTGTGTTATTGGGTGTAGCTCCTGCTGTGGCGCTATGGTGGAAAAGTTCAGCTTCTCCAGCCCAGATTGGCGTTGAACCTGCCAATGAAATCTCTGTGGCTAGCGTGAAAGTTGCTTTGAAGTAA
- the rpmA gene encoding 50S ribosomal protein L27: MAHKKGTGSTRNGRDSNAQRLGVKRFGGQAVIAGNILVRQRGTKFHPGNNVGIGKDDTLFALIDGVVTFERKGKSRKKVSVYPAAAAEAVAS, from the coding sequence ATGGCTCATAAGAAAGGAACAGGTAGTACACGCAACGGTCGTGATTCTAATGCCCAGCGTCTGGGTGTGAAGCGTTTTGGTGGGCAAGCTGTAATTGCGGGAAATATTCTCGTGCGTCAACGTGGTACCAAGTTTCATCCTGGTAACAACGTTGGGATTGGCAAAGATGATACTTTATTTGCCTTGATTGATGGTGTAGTTACCTTTGAAAGAAAAGGTAAATCCCGTAAAAAAGTTAGTGTTTATCCAGCAGCTGCGGCAGAAGCAGTGGCTAGCTAG
- the cruG gene encoding 2'-O-glycosyltransferase CruG, with protein MQSIFTLDNAVTVESFLSFLLLLFQLPATAILLSRLLKGPRRNPPIQPQQPTPEMLGNVSVVVPTLNEALRISPLLAGLSRQSYEVREIIVVDSKSQDGTPDLVKAAQQQDPRFRLMNDDPLPPDWVGRPWALHNGFLSSSEDSQWFLGMDADTQPHPGLVASLVKTATAQGYDLVSLSPKFILQYPGECWLQPALLMTLLYRFDPAGITTGQPERVMANGQCFLCRRSVLAAVGGYSSASSSFCDDVTLARYIAAQGYQVGFLDGAKVLKVRMYEGARETWKEWGRSLDLKDASPQGQVWSDLWLLSAVQGLPILILLSYFLIVLLLPLPAVLTLQCLLGLNLFLLVMRFAMLLAIAPSYDLKNAQGGWLFWLSPLADPLAVLRIFLSALRKPKEWRGRKYSN; from the coding sequence TTGCAAAGTATTTTTACCTTAGATAACGCTGTAACAGTAGAAAGCTTTCTGTCGTTCCTACTGTTACTTTTTCAATTACCTGCAACAGCGATACTGCTTTCTCGTCTGTTAAAGGGGCCAAGACGTAATCCCCCTATCCAACCTCAACAGCCTACACCAGAAATGTTGGGTAATGTTAGCGTTGTAGTGCCTACGCTGAATGAAGCTCTTCGTATTAGCCCATTGTTAGCTGGTTTGAGCCGGCAGAGTTACGAAGTTCGAGAAATTATTGTTGTAGATAGCAAATCCCAAGATGGTACTCCCGACTTAGTAAAAGCTGCACAGCAACAAGATCCCCGTTTTCGCCTGATGAATGATGATCCTTTACCCCCTGATTGGGTAGGCCGTCCTTGGGCGTTACATAATGGCTTTTTGTCTAGCTCCGAAGATAGTCAATGGTTTTTAGGCATGGATGCTGATACACAGCCTCATCCTGGTTTGGTAGCTAGCTTAGTGAAAACAGCAACAGCACAGGGATACGATTTGGTTTCCCTTTCACCTAAGTTTATCCTTCAGTATCCCGGCGAATGTTGGTTGCAACCTGCATTGCTGATGACTCTACTGTACCGATTTGACCCGGCTGGGATTACTACTGGCCAACCAGAAAGAGTCATGGCCAATGGTCAATGCTTCTTGTGTCGGCGTTCTGTTTTGGCGGCTGTGGGTGGTTATAGTAGTGCGAGCAGTTCTTTTTGTGATGATGTGACTTTAGCTCGTTATATTGCCGCCCAAGGCTATCAGGTGGGCTTTTTAGATGGTGCAAAGGTGCTGAAGGTAAGAATGTATGAGGGAGCTAGAGAAACTTGGAAAGAATGGGGGCGTAGTCTCGACCTCAAAGACGCATCACCTCAAGGGCAAGTATGGTCAGACTTATGGTTATTATCGGCAGTACAAGGTTTACCTATCCTAATTTTACTGAGTTACTTCTTAATTGTGTTACTGCTGCCCCTACCTGCCGTACTGACTTTACAATGCCTATTGGGATTGAATCTATTTTTGTTGGTGATGCGCTTTGCTATGCTATTGGCGATCGCACCTTCCTACGACCTGAAAAATGCTCAAGGCGGCTGGCTGTTCTGGCTATCTCCCTTGGCTGATCCTTTAGCAGTGCTGCGAATCTTCTTGTCAGCCTTGCGTAAACCCAAGGAGTGGCGAGGTAGGAAATACAGTAATTAA